One stretch of Sinomonas terrae DNA includes these proteins:
- a CDS encoding helix-turn-helix transcriptional regulator has protein sequence MKNSEADPLGPAPAAPTPARPLSTARAAVLDLLRSRRVPCTVDELARETGQHSNTVREHLEALVLEGLATHAPATTTRRGRPAKLYRAAEAPEASAPYAALAATLAGEIARLAPDPVAAGKDAGARWARGTLGPSAERVPARDARRRVVAELEGLGFGVEAPASGDAVRLVTCPLLAAARVHSDVVCAVHAGLVEEALRLLGHGELPSQLEPFAEPGACLLRLP, from the coding sequence GTGAAAAATAGTGAGGCCGATCCTCTCGGGCCAGCGCCGGCGGCGCCGACGCCTGCCCGTCCCCTCTCGACAGCACGGGCAGCCGTTCTGGACCTGCTGAGGTCGAGACGCGTGCCGTGCACTGTCGACGAGCTCGCCCGGGAGACCGGCCAACACTCGAACACGGTGCGCGAGCACCTCGAAGCGCTCGTGCTGGAGGGCCTAGCGACCCACGCCCCCGCGACCACGACGCGACGCGGTAGGCCTGCAAAGCTCTACCGCGCGGCCGAGGCACCTGAGGCCTCCGCGCCGTACGCGGCCCTCGCCGCCACTCTCGCAGGGGAGATTGCACGCCTCGCTCCAGATCCGGTCGCGGCAGGGAAGGACGCCGGGGCGCGCTGGGCTCGCGGCACGCTCGGACCATCCGCTGAGCGGGTCCCGGCGCGCGACGCACGACGGCGAGTGGTCGCCGAACTCGAAGGCCTCGGGTTCGGCGTGGAGGCCCCCGCGTCCGGCGACGCCGTTCGCCTTGTGACGTGCCCCTTGCTCGCAGCGGCCCGCGTGCACTCCGACGTCGTCTGCGCCGTTCACGCCGGGCTCGTCGAGGAAGCGCTTCGGCTGCTCGGCCACGGCGAACTGCCTTCCCAACTCGAACCGTTCGCAGAGCCCGGCGCGTGCCTTCTGAGGCTTCCATGA
- a CDS encoding DUF2249 domain-containing protein has protein sequence MDISPTPSSRLLPILGQSPEIDAAAPVHEHGHEHGHACACGESDPDGYPELDARLIPHAIRHATIFGALDSLTPGKGLVITANHNPLPLLAQAKQRYPEGAFEVKYLAEGPEEWMLLFERH, from the coding sequence ATGGACATCTCCCCCACTCCCTCCTCCCGCCTGCTGCCCATCCTCGGACAGTCGCCCGAGATCGATGCGGCCGCCCCTGTACACGAGCACGGCCATGAGCACGGCCATGCCTGCGCCTGCGGCGAGAGCGACCCGGACGGCTACCCGGAACTCGATGCGCGCCTCATCCCCCACGCGATCCGCCACGCCACGATCTTCGGGGCCCTCGACTCCCTGACGCCCGGGAAGGGCCTCGTCATCACGGCCAACCACAATCCGCTGCCGCTGCTCGCTCAGGCCAAGCAGCGCTACCCGGAGGGAGCCTTCGAGGTGAAGTACCTCGCCGAGGGCCCCGAGGAATGGATGCTGCTCTTCGAGCGCCACTGA
- a CDS encoding ABC transporter ATP-binding protein has protein sequence MSRTPSHASAPPPAVEAESLLVRLRHTEVLHGLTFSVPSGRVTGLLGPSGSGKSTLMRAIVGVQRIASGTLTVLDSKAGAAALRPLIGYMTQDAAVYSDITVLDNVRYFASLHGRSRAEAREAVTAVGLSGFEKRKAANLSGGQFSRVSLACTLVGHPKLLVLDEPTVGLDPVLRVDLWERFRALADAGTTLLVSSHVMEEASRCDSLLLLRDGHLLGQLTPDELRERGRSQDLEQAFLGIIQTSASGKEIAQAKERASAKEGAA, from the coding sequence ATGTCCCGTACTCCTTCCCACGCCTCCGCCCCGCCGCCCGCCGTCGAAGCGGAAAGCCTGCTCGTCCGGCTCCGCCACACTGAAGTGCTCCACGGCCTTACCTTCTCGGTCCCGAGCGGGCGCGTGACCGGCCTCCTCGGCCCATCCGGGAGCGGAAAGAGCACGCTCATGCGCGCGATTGTGGGGGTTCAGCGCATCGCCTCCGGCACGCTGACCGTTCTCGACAGCAAGGCCGGCGCGGCGGCGCTCCGGCCCCTGATCGGCTACATGACCCAGGACGCGGCCGTCTACAGCGACATCACGGTGCTCGACAACGTTCGCTATTTTGCGTCCCTCCACGGCCGCAGCCGCGCCGAGGCGCGGGAGGCGGTCACCGCCGTCGGCCTCTCCGGCTTCGAGAAGCGCAAGGCGGCCAACCTCTCGGGCGGCCAGTTCAGCCGGGTCTCCCTCGCCTGCACGCTCGTCGGTCACCCAAAGCTGCTGGTCCTCGACGAGCCGACAGTCGGCCTCGACCCCGTGCTCCGGGTCGACCTGTGGGAGCGCTTCCGCGCCCTTGCCGACGCCGGCACCACCCTGCTCGTGTCGAGCCACGTCATGGAAGAAGCGAGCCGCTGCGACTCCCTCCTGCTCTTGCGGGACGGGCACCTCCTCGGACAGCTCACCCCGGACGAACTGCGTGAGCGAGGGCGAAGCCAGGACCTTGAGCAGGCGTTCCTCGGCATCATCCAGACCAGCGCATCGGGCAAAGAGATCGCGCAGGCCAAAGAGAGGGCATCGGCCAAGGAAGGTGCGGCATGA
- a CDS encoding TetR/AcrR family transcriptional regulator produces MARPKGPSDRRGAIVAAATRLFAENGYDGVSLRQIAREAGVDAALVHHYFAGKEELFAASVALPIDPEVLLAGVDEQVLAERGRFVARAIVHLWEGPQRHALAAFFRSTISSTSRSRLLAHLVRRRIIARVAEGLPGDDDERELRASMAASQVVGFMIARYVVGLEPLASLPAEDAERLLAPAIQRHLTGPLPKG; encoded by the coding sequence ATGGCGCGCCCGAAGGGCCCTTCCGACCGCCGGGGGGCCATCGTCGCCGCCGCGACCCGGCTCTTCGCCGAGAACGGGTACGACGGCGTGAGCCTGCGCCAGATCGCGCGCGAAGCCGGCGTCGACGCCGCGCTTGTGCACCATTACTTCGCGGGGAAGGAAGAACTCTTCGCCGCGTCGGTCGCGCTGCCGATCGACCCCGAGGTGCTCCTGGCCGGCGTCGATGAGCAGGTTCTGGCCGAGCGCGGCAGATTCGTCGCGCGGGCGATCGTGCACCTGTGGGAGGGCCCCCAACGCCATGCTTTGGCCGCCTTCTTCCGCTCGACAATCAGTTCGACCTCACGTTCGCGGCTCCTTGCCCACCTCGTGCGCCGGCGGATCATCGCCCGCGTCGCCGAGGGCCTTCCGGGCGACGACGACGAGCGGGAACTCCGCGCGTCCATGGCAGCCTCTCAGGTCGTCGGCTTCATGATCGCGCGCTACGTTGTCGGGCTCGAACCGCTCGCGTCCCTCCCTGCCGAGGACGCCGAGCGGCTCCTCGCTCCCGCTATCCAGCGGCACCTCACGGGGCCCCTGCCGAAGGGCTGA
- a CDS encoding ABC transporter permease, producing the protein MNPRMLAATTARVLNQLRHDPRSVGLILVVPSVLLAVVYWLYENETLPPGAPRTFDRIGPIMLAIFPFVIMFLLTSITMLRERTSGTLERLMTTPIHKADLLFGYGIAFSLMAALQSVVATAVAYWVFGLDIKGNAAFVVLVAVVNAVLGVSLGLFCSAFARTEFQAVQFMPVVVIPQILLCGLFVPHAQMTDVFQVLSDWMPLTYSVKALQEITANADATGEMWRDLWIMAGVLVGLLILASFTLRRKSS; encoded by the coding sequence ATGAACCCGCGCATGCTGGCGGCAACGACGGCGCGCGTCCTCAACCAGCTACGCCATGATCCCCGCAGCGTCGGGCTGATCCTCGTCGTCCCCTCGGTGCTGCTCGCCGTCGTCTACTGGCTCTACGAGAACGAGACGCTCCCACCAGGGGCGCCGCGGACGTTCGACCGCATCGGCCCGATCATGCTCGCGATCTTCCCCTTCGTCATCATGTTCCTGCTGACCTCGATCACGATGCTGCGCGAACGCACATCGGGCACCCTTGAGCGCCTCATGACGACGCCGATCCACAAGGCTGACCTGCTCTTCGGCTACGGCATCGCGTTCTCCCTCATGGCGGCCCTCCAATCCGTCGTTGCGACGGCCGTCGCGTATTGGGTCTTCGGGCTCGACATCAAAGGCAACGCGGCGTTCGTAGTGCTCGTCGCGGTCGTCAACGCCGTCCTCGGGGTCTCCCTCGGGCTCTTCTGCAGCGCATTCGCCCGGACGGAGTTCCAGGCTGTCCAGTTCATGCCGGTCGTAGTCATCCCGCAGATCCTCCTCTGCGGTCTCTTCGTGCCGCACGCACAGATGACTGACGTGTTCCAGGTCCTCTCCGATTGGATGCCGCTCACGTACTCGGTCAAGGCCCTCCAGGAGATCACGGCCAATGCCGACGCGACCGGGGAAATGTGGCGGGACCTCTGGATCATGGCGGGGGTACTGGTCGGGCTGCTGATCCTCGCCTCTTTCACGCTGCGTCGAAAGTCCTCGTGA